The Sorangiineae bacterium MSr11367 genome window below encodes:
- a CDS encoding 1-acyl-sn-glycerol-3-phosphate acyltransferase, giving the protein MLSSRLSPERGSLALSLRTVYETFAISWPTVVDAALGRVRKDVCDERLRSWSQKIVAHTRIHLDVRGREHLEKGSSFLVMSNHQSHYDIPVVFAVVGGNIRMITKKELFKVPVFGAAMREAGFIEIDRSNRQRAVESLEIAKKMVAERVHVWIAPEGTRSRTGELLPFKKGGFNLALEAQLSVLPVTIDGTKDILPPDTMRSHADVNVKIVIHPPIDARAYGSNGRPGEGRVADFKASRDKLMRDVREAIERGF; this is encoded by the coding sequence GTGCTTTCATCGCGTCTGTCGCCAGAGCGTGGCTCGCTGGCTCTCTCGCTTCGCACGGTCTACGAGACGTTCGCCATCAGTTGGCCCACGGTCGTCGACGCCGCCCTCGGGCGGGTCCGGAAGGACGTTTGCGACGAGCGCCTGCGCAGCTGGTCGCAAAAAATCGTCGCCCATACCCGCATCCATCTCGATGTCCGAGGCCGCGAACATCTCGAGAAGGGGAGCTCTTTCCTGGTGATGAGCAATCATCAGTCGCACTACGACATTCCCGTGGTTTTCGCGGTCGTGGGCGGCAACATCCGGATGATTACCAAGAAGGAACTTTTCAAGGTCCCCGTATTCGGAGCGGCCATGCGCGAGGCCGGATTCATCGAAATCGATCGGTCGAACCGCCAGCGCGCCGTGGAAAGCCTGGAAATCGCGAAGAAAATGGTCGCCGAGCGCGTGCACGTGTGGATTGCCCCCGAGGGGACGCGCAGCCGCACGGGAGAGCTCCTCCCCTTTAAGAAGGGCGGATTCAATCTGGCCCTGGAAGCTCAGTTGTCGGTCCTTCCCGTCACCATCGACGGTACGAAGGACATCCTGCCGCCCGACACGATGCGCTCGCACGCGGACGTGAACGTGAAGATCGTCATTCACCCGCCCATCGACGCCCGCGCTTATGGAAGCAACGGCCGGCCAGGTGAAGGGCGTGTCGCCGATTTTAAAGCCTCGCGGGATAAATTGATGAGGGATGTACGGGAGGCGATCGAACGTGGTTTTTAG
- a CDS encoding diacylglycerol kinase: MVFSSTWRRSNGKGSSPAVGAGLAILVNANAKRGGRRIAAQLGRALPGARIRLTKTIDEIEGWLKTVRDARCILAAGGDGTAIALLNAMHHVLPKNDPLPIVGLLPLGTGNAWARSTGARKLGQLVDVLAGLGPGTLPTRRFGLVECEGVLTGFAGCGWDAQILNDYKNQLDAARGPGKRVAKSVYGYLGAMLFRTTPKQLVSGRPHVLIENMGDEVYTVDSTGKVVKIDGVGNGAVLYEGLASVAGCATVPEFGYGFRAFPFAERLPGYLSVRIYDRSALGAISNLHPLWHGAHPLRGMRDWFATAIRMTFSRPMPLQIGGDAVGERQTVDYRISERTVDMLDWRSLN; this comes from the coding sequence GTGGTTTTTAGCTCGACGTGGCGACGTTCGAACGGCAAGGGCAGCTCGCCGGCGGTGGGTGCCGGCCTCGCCATTTTGGTCAACGCCAACGCCAAACGCGGTGGACGCCGCATCGCCGCCCAACTCGGTCGTGCCCTCCCCGGCGCGCGCATCCGCCTGACGAAGACCATCGACGAGATCGAGGGCTGGCTCAAAACCGTGCGCGATGCGCGGTGCATCCTGGCCGCCGGGGGCGACGGCACGGCCATCGCGCTGTTGAACGCGATGCACCACGTGCTGCCGAAGAACGACCCGCTCCCCATCGTCGGGCTGCTTCCCCTGGGAACCGGCAACGCGTGGGCCCGCTCCACGGGGGCCCGCAAGCTGGGGCAGCTCGTGGACGTGCTCGCGGGGCTCGGGCCGGGCACGTTGCCGACGCGGCGTTTCGGGCTCGTCGAGTGCGAGGGTGTCCTCACCGGATTCGCGGGCTGCGGCTGGGATGCGCAGATCCTCAACGACTACAAGAACCAGCTCGATGCCGCGCGCGGGCCAGGAAAGCGCGTGGCCAAGAGCGTGTACGGCTACTTGGGCGCCATGCTCTTTCGCACCACGCCGAAGCAGCTGGTGAGCGGCCGTCCGCACGTGCTGATCGAGAACATGGGCGATGAGGTCTACACCGTCGACTCGACCGGCAAGGTCGTGAAGATCGACGGCGTGGGCAACGGCGCCGTGCTGTACGAGGGCCTCGCCAGCGTGGCCGGGTGCGCGACCGTGCCCGAGTTCGGCTACGGCTTCCGCGCCTTCCCCTTTGCGGAGCGCCTTCCCGGCTACCTCAGCGTGCGCATCTACGACCGAAGCGCGCTCGGGGCCATCTCGAATCTGCACCCGCTCTGGCACGGCGCGCATCCACTTCGTGGCATGCGCGATTGGTTCGCCACGGCCATACGGATGACCTTCTCGCGCCCGATGCCGCTCCAAATCGGGGGCGACGCCGTCGGCGAACGGCAGACGGTCGACTACCGCATCAGCGAGCGCACCGTCGACATGCTCGACTGGCGGTCCCTGAACTAG